GACGGATCGTTGAGCAGGGCAGCCACCAGCAGCTGATGGCGGCCCATGGGCTCTATCGCCGCTTGCAGGATCTGCGGAACAACAATCACTTTAAAAAAATCGTTCAAACCGTTTGAGTGCTTGAACGTTTGAACGGTTACCGCGGCAGGGGCAGGGGCAGGATGAAGAATGATCTGAAAAAACTGTTCGGCGGCATGGCCCGGGTCACCGAAGGCGCGCTGCCTGCCAAGCCGGTCAAAAAAAAGAAGAAAAAAATTGCGTCTCCGTCAAAGCCGAAACCTCGGGTCGAGCCGAAGGCAACCGATCAGGCTGAAGAGGATTTCGCCTCCCTGTTTGCCGTGCCGGACGAGAAGCCGGTGCATTTCATCGAGGCGGTGGAGGATACTCTGAAGGAGGAAGAGTTTTCCGAACTCGCCCGGGAGAAACAGGAGCGGGATACGCAACCCGGGGTGTCGTTGGAACACTACCCGCCGCCCCAGGAGAATCTTGATCTCCACGGCTTTACCGGCGACCAGGCGGAGATGCGTGTCGAGTCCTTTATCATCGCTGCCCGGCGCCGTTGCCTCCGCACCCTGCGGATCATCACCGGCAAGGGGCGCCATTCCCCGGGCCGGACCGCGGTGCTGCCCGGTATTGTGGCCGCCAAGGTGCGGGAGCTGAAGGAGCGCGGCCTGGTTGCAGGGATGCGCCCTGAAAAGAAGGGCGGCGCGTTATTGGTCTATCTTACCGACTAACCAGCATGGCTGGACCAAACTCTTAGGCCGCAGCCACAACGAACAATGAAAATATCCACGGACACCGGTCTTTGTCCGATACGACTTTCATATAAAGGAAATATTTTTACATTACAGGGATAAACACGGATGCACATGGATGGTTTTTTAAATATAATCTTTCCCTGACCCCTGACCCCTGACCCCTGACCCCTGACCCCTGAACCGTGAAACAGATAATCGAAACCGAACGGATTCCGATCAAGCTCTGGCTGCCCGAGATGGAGGCCGGGGCTCTGGCCCAGGCGCGCAACCTGGCCAACCTGCCCTTCGGCTTCCACCATATCGCCATCATGGCCGATGCCCACCTGGGCTACGGCATGCCCATCGGCGGGGTGATGGCTACCCAGGAGGTGGTGATCCCCAATGCAGTGGGCGTGGATATCGGCTGCGGGATGTGC
This portion of the Desulfobacterales bacterium genome encodes:
- a CDS encoding Smr/MutS family protein — translated: MKNDLKKLFGGMARVTEGALPAKPVKKKKKKIASPSKPKPRVEPKATDQAEEDFASLFAVPDEKPVHFIEAVEDTLKEEEFSELAREKQERDTQPGVSLEHYPPPQENLDLHGFTGDQAEMRVESFIIAARRRCLRTLRIITGKGRHSPGRTAVLPGIVAAKVRELKERGLVAGMRPEKKGGALLVYLTD